The Natronocella acetinitrilica genome has a segment encoding these proteins:
- a CDS encoding NUDIX hydrolase, with protein sequence MSKSPSNDPTRFSRRIPTDDDRERLICDNCGYVAYENPKIVVGSVATWEDRILLCRRAIPPRVGYWTLPAGYLELGETPVAGALREAWEEARAQLDIDQLLGIYSIPRISQVQLIYRARLQTPDVAPGPESQEVGLFRLDDIPKGEIAFPSVHWALAHFQASRELTAFPPFTNPDDNAPSPDEGL encoded by the coding sequence ATGTCGAAAAGCCCTTCCAATGATCCCACCCGCTTCAGCCGGCGCATCCCGACAGACGACGACCGCGAGCGACTGATCTGCGACAACTGTGGGTACGTTGCCTATGAGAACCCGAAGATTGTGGTGGGTAGTGTAGCCACTTGGGAAGACCGCATTCTGCTCTGCAGGCGCGCGATACCGCCGCGCGTCGGCTACTGGACTCTCCCCGCAGGGTATCTGGAGCTTGGCGAAACCCCCGTCGCCGGGGCGCTTCGCGAAGCTTGGGAAGAAGCCCGCGCACAGCTCGACATCGACCAGCTACTGGGCATCTACTCAATCCCACGCATCAGTCAGGTCCAGCTTATCTACCGGGCGCGGCTCCAGACCCCGGATGTGGCGCCGGGCCCTGAATCCCAGGAAGTGGGCCTGTTCCGCCTGGACGACATCCCCAAAGGGGAAATCGCCTTTCCGTCCGTGCACTGGGCCCTCGCCCACTTCCAAGCCAGCCGCGAGCTGACCGCATTCC
- a CDS encoding 2-hydroxyacid dehydrogenase encodes MMTKPKVLVTRRLPDAVCERLRRDYEPEFNVDDHVFGADELLQRAEGMDAIMPCHTEHFTESVFDRLPASVKIIANFSVGVDHVNLESARARGVVVTNTPDVLSDATAEIALLLALGAARRASEGERLVRSGGWTDWSPAFMVGTQMTGKRVGIVGMGRVGRAAASRFRGFDMTVHYHNRRQLDPVEEQGAIFHASLDDLLSVADFLSLHCPATPESKGLLNAERIARLPSGAVVVNTARGALVDDDALLDALRSGHVAAAGLDVFNGEPGGDPRYRELDNVFLLPHIGSATRETRDAMGFRALDNLDAYFAGREPGDRVA; translated from the coding sequence ATGATGACTAAACCCAAGGTCCTGGTGACCCGGCGTCTACCTGACGCCGTCTGCGAACGGCTGCGTCGCGATTATGAGCCGGAGTTCAACGTCGACGATCACGTATTCGGCGCCGATGAGCTGCTGCAGCGGGCCGAGGGCATGGACGCCATCATGCCGTGTCATACGGAGCACTTTACCGAGTCGGTGTTCGACCGGCTGCCAGCCAGCGTCAAGATTATCGCCAACTTTTCCGTCGGGGTGGATCACGTGAACCTGGAGTCCGCCCGCGCAAGGGGCGTGGTGGTGACCAATACCCCCGATGTGCTCTCCGATGCCACGGCAGAGATTGCCTTGCTGCTGGCCCTGGGGGCCGCGCGCCGGGCCAGCGAAGGCGAGCGCCTGGTGCGCAGCGGTGGCTGGACGGATTGGAGCCCCGCGTTCATGGTCGGGACACAGATGACCGGCAAGCGGGTTGGTATCGTCGGCATGGGCCGCGTCGGGCGCGCCGCCGCCAGCCGATTCCGTGGCTTCGACATGACCGTGCACTACCATAACCGCCGACAGCTTGACCCGGTGGAGGAGCAGGGCGCGATCTTTCATGCGTCCCTTGATGATCTGCTGTCGGTCGCCGATTTTCTGTCACTGCATTGCCCGGCAACCCCGGAGAGCAAGGGCCTCCTGAACGCAGAGCGAATCGCCCGGCTGCCCTCGGGTGCCGTCGTCGTCAATACGGCGCGCGGAGCGCTGGTCGATGACGACGCGCTGCTGGATGCCCTGCGCTCGGGGCATGTAGCGGCTGCTGGTCTCGACGTCTTTAACGGCGAACCTGGTGGCGATCCCCGCTATCGGGAACTCGACAACGTGTTCCTGCTGCCGCATATCGGCAGTGCGACGCGTGAGACCCGGGATGCCATGGGCTTTCGTGCACTTGATAATCTTGATGCCTACTTCGCTGGCCGCGAACCAGGTGACCGCGTTGCCTGA
- a CDS encoding CoA pyrophosphatase encodes MDIDLEPELRRRLGSADRNGRVGGMRHLSPDSLTPSAVLVPVLQRNDGYAMLLTRRSQRMRDHAGQIAFPGGRMEVDDRTSRETALREAHEEIGLPPQRVQIVGRLMPYYTVTGYLIHPWVGLIREPPPWRPNAAEVDEIFEVPVTFLLDARNHSVETVERDGHRYKIYAMPYGGYHIWGATAGIIHQLYQLLRTDL; translated from the coding sequence GTGGACATCGATCTGGAACCGGAATTAAGACGACGACTGGGGTCAGCGGATCGCAATGGTCGGGTGGGTGGCATGCGTCACCTGTCACCGGACTCGCTGACTCCCTCCGCCGTCCTGGTGCCGGTTCTGCAGCGGAATGATGGATACGCGATGTTGCTGACGCGACGAAGCCAGCGCATGCGTGATCATGCCGGGCAGATCGCCTTCCCCGGCGGCCGTATGGAGGTCGATGACCGCACGTCCCGGGAAACTGCCCTCCGGGAGGCCCACGAGGAGATCGGCCTGCCGCCCCAGCGCGTGCAGATCGTCGGGCGGCTGATGCCTTACTACACGGTAACGGGCTATCTCATCCACCCCTGGGTTGGTCTGATTCGCGAGCCGCCACCCTGGCGTCCGAATGCCGCTGAAGTAGACGAGATCTTCGAGGTACCGGTGACGTTTCTTCTTGATGCACGCAATCACAGCGTGGAAACGGTGGAGCGCGACGGGCATCGGTACAAGATCTACGCAATGCCCTATGGGGGCTACCACATCTGGGGCGCGACGGCTGGCATCATTCATCAGCTCTATCAGTTGTTGCGCACGGATCTCTGA
- a CDS encoding class II glutamine amidotransferase, translated as MCELLGMSANVPTDICFSFTGLMQRGGHTGPHRDGWGIAFYEDGGCRMFHDPRPSAQSEVAELIQRYSIKSCNVICHIRQATHGRVALENTHPFQRELWGRPWTFAHNGKLKGVKRLPLGHYRPIGTTDSEHAFCWLLSQLRDRHERPPARSTTRWRSIARLCRQLGEMGTFNMLLSDGQQLYAYCSTHLSWLTRRAPFGMAQLLDAEVQVDFQTVTTPDDVVTVIATQPLTSNETWNTISPGALVIFREGEATEIDTRQIRAIR; from the coding sequence ATGTGTGAATTGCTCGGCATGAGTGCCAATGTTCCTACCGATATCTGCTTCAGCTTCACCGGGCTGATGCAGCGGGGAGGGCACACCGGGCCCCATCGTGACGGCTGGGGTATCGCCTTCTACGAGGATGGTGGCTGCAGGATGTTCCACGATCCCCGTCCCAGCGCCCAATCGGAAGTCGCGGAGCTGATCCAGCGCTACTCCATCAAGAGTTGCAATGTCATCTGCCATATCCGCCAGGCCACCCACGGCCGGGTCGCACTGGAGAACACGCATCCTTTCCAGCGGGAACTGTGGGGGCGACCCTGGACGTTCGCGCACAATGGCAAGCTCAAAGGCGTCAAGCGCCTGCCTCTGGGTCATTACCGCCCCATCGGCACCACCGACAGCGAGCACGCGTTCTGCTGGCTGCTGAGCCAGCTCCGCGATCGTCACGAGCGCCCGCCCGCGAGATCGACCACCCGCTGGCGCAGTATTGCCCGTTTGTGCCGGCAACTGGGCGAGATGGGTACCTTTAACATGCTGTTGAGTGATGGGCAGCAACTCTACGCCTACTGCAGCACGCACCTGTCATGGCTGACTCGTCGCGCTCCGTTTGGCATGGCCCAGCTGCTGGACGCCGAGGTGCAGGTGGATTTCCAGACCGTGACCACTCCCGACGACGTGGTCACGGTGATCGCCACCCAGCCGCTGACCAGCAATGAGACCTGGAACACCATCAGCCCCGGCGCACTCGTGATATTCCGGGAAGGGGAAGCGACAGAAATCGACACGCGGCAGATCCGCGCCATTCGTTAG
- a CDS encoding lysophospholipid acyltransferase family protein: MAWLLGALWRLVRIVDFLIFTLVAWLLSWLAGRNGSTWFRPLFRAWCRSFVAALGVDLRLHQRYPGWLPPQFVLVSNHPSALEDVGVPALFDVDSLAKGQVVDWWWVGRLACAAGTLFVDRDDADSRQRAVEDMVARLDSGRSIAVYPEGGCKGRRVQPRFHLGAFEASMRTGVPILPVLLHYEAQADFEWQGQPLLLKIWQIASSRNRTAHIHVFAPMQPGDYKDARQFRDAVHARYMEWQARFLDQADNGV; this comes from the coding sequence ATGGCGTGGTTGCTGGGTGCGCTGTGGCGGCTTGTGCGGATCGTCGATTTTCTCATATTCACCCTGGTTGCATGGCTGTTGTCCTGGCTGGCAGGACGCAATGGCTCAACCTGGTTCCGGCCGCTGTTCCGCGCCTGGTGCAGATCCTTCGTGGCCGCCCTGGGCGTTGATCTACGGCTGCATCAGCGTTATCCGGGGTGGCTGCCGCCGCAGTTCGTACTGGTATCCAATCACCCCTCGGCACTGGAGGACGTCGGCGTGCCCGCGCTGTTCGACGTGGATTCGCTGGCCAAGGGGCAGGTGGTTGATTGGTGGTGGGTGGGGCGTCTTGCCTGTGCAGCCGGAACGCTGTTCGTCGATCGCGACGACGCCGATAGCCGGCAGCGCGCGGTAGAAGACATGGTTGCCCGGCTGGATTCCGGGCGGAGTATCGCGGTTTATCCCGAGGGTGGCTGCAAGGGGCGACGTGTGCAGCCACGTTTCCACCTGGGCGCCTTCGAGGCCAGCATGCGAACCGGTGTGCCCATCTTGCCTGTGCTGCTGCACTACGAGGCGCAAGCCGATTTCGAATGGCAGGGCCAGCCCCTGCTGTTGAAGATCTGGCAGATTGCCAGCAGCCGCAACCGCACGGCGCATATCCATGTGTTTGCGCCCATGCAGCCTGGTGACTACAAAGACGCACGGCAGTTTCGGGATGCCGTGCACGCCAGGTATATGGAATGGCAGGCGCGCTTTCTGGATCAAGCAGACAATGGTGTATAA
- a CDS encoding L,D-transpeptidase family protein, which translates to MKRRHACILLAGTVAAPSLLISAKAVADDQLEGADLEGGEDVAEVVMRNVYPLPPRDVDVIGEVQVVRARREDTVLDIGRRYGIGFEAMRMANPGIDLWIPGEGTEIVVPTRFILPPVPREGLVINLPEMRMFYYPAARSGQARVVETYAISIGRQDWATPVGTTRVTNRIENPVWYPPASVRERVLKEDGIELPRRVEPGPDNPLGDYAIGLDIPGYFIHGTNRPYGVGMRASAGCIRMYPEDIASLVYRLPVGTAVRIINEPYKAGWMAGDLFVQAFPALEEERAKREAERYSGAVRTVARALENRPGRISYDRLKSVVEGPNGMLVRISRDTDTAGLAERGIVGSQT; encoded by the coding sequence ATGAAACGCAGACATGCATGCATTTTGCTCGCCGGCACCGTGGCCGCGCCGTCGCTGTTGATCAGCGCGAAAGCGGTTGCTGACGATCAGCTGGAAGGTGCTGATCTTGAAGGTGGAGAAGACGTCGCCGAGGTCGTCATGCGCAACGTTTACCCGCTGCCACCGCGGGATGTAGACGTGATCGGTGAAGTGCAAGTGGTGCGCGCACGCCGGGAAGACACGGTGCTGGACATCGGTCGACGCTACGGAATTGGCTTCGAGGCGATGCGCATGGCCAACCCGGGAATCGATCTCTGGATTCCGGGAGAGGGCACCGAGATCGTTGTGCCCACCCGGTTCATCCTGCCGCCAGTCCCCCGCGAGGGCCTGGTGATCAATCTTCCGGAAATGCGCATGTTCTACTATCCGGCGGCGCGCTCTGGCCAGGCTCGCGTTGTCGAGACCTACGCCATCAGCATCGGGCGGCAGGATTGGGCGACACCGGTGGGGACGACGCGGGTCACCAATCGTATCGAGAACCCGGTCTGGTATCCGCCGGCCTCGGTGCGCGAGCGTGTCCTCAAGGAAGACGGTATCGAGTTGCCGCGTCGGGTCGAACCCGGCCCGGACAACCCGCTGGGTGACTACGCCATCGGCCTCGATATCCCGGGATATTTCATCCACGGCACGAATCGCCCCTATGGCGTCGGCATGCGTGCCAGTGCGGGGTGTATCCGCATGTATCCCGAGGATATCGCCTCGCTGGTGTATCGCCTGCCCGTGGGCACCGCAGTTCGGATCATCAATGAACCCTACAAGGCTGGCTGGATGGCCGGTGATCTATTCGTGCAGGCTTTTCCGGCCCTCGAGGAAGAACGGGCTAAGCGCGAGGCAGAGCGTTACTCCGGAGCCGTGCGGACGGTAGCCCGCGCCCTGGAGAACCGCCCTGGCAGGATCAGCTACGATCGGCTGAAGTCCGTCGTGGAGGGGCCTAACGGCATGCTGGTCCGCATCTCTCGTGATACCGATACTGCTGGTTTGGCGGAGCGGGGGATTGTCGGCTCGCAAACCTGA
- a CDS encoding Lpp/OprI family alanine-zipper lipoprotein, translated as MSDNLKNLLKVSALGASMAFVVGCASTASEEDEMMMMVQDAQATAEEALAVANEARDLALDADGTARAAQYQSNRNQQRIEELDEKIDRMFERSMAK; from the coding sequence ATGTCCGACAATCTTAAAAATCTGCTGAAGGTTTCCGCCCTGGGTGCCTCCATGGCCTTTGTGGTCGGCTGCGCCTCCACCGCCAGCGAAGAAGACGAAATGATGATGATGGTGCAGGACGCACAGGCCACTGCCGAAGAAGCACTGGCTGTTGCCAACGAAGCGCGTGATCTTGCTCTGGATGCTGACGGCACTGCTCGCGCTGCCCAGTATCAGTCCAACCGCAACCAGCAGCGCATCGAAGAACTGGACGAGAAGATCGACCGGATGTTCGAGCGCTCCATGGCCAAGTAA
- a CDS encoding L,D-transpeptidase family protein, whose protein sequence is MKRINLLGIVIAALLLALFAPTVHAEHDSHWVLIDTQRQMLELYRGEERVRSFEHVALGRGGAAEDRVRGDNKTPLGEFRISWVNKESQFHIFLGLDYPTFQHARRAYSGGRMSLDEFLDVAEAYRDQRLPPQTTSLGGNIGIHGLGKADVDLHRRANWTRGCVALTDEEMDELISYVGIGTRVIVR, encoded by the coding sequence ATGAAACGGATCAATCTCCTTGGCATTGTCATTGCAGCACTGCTACTTGCCCTGTTCGCCCCCACAGTCCATGCCGAGCACGACAGTCACTGGGTACTGATCGATACCCAGCGGCAGATGCTGGAACTGTATCGTGGCGAAGAACGCGTCCGCAGCTTTGAACATGTCGCCCTTGGTCGCGGTGGCGCGGCGGAAGATCGCGTACGCGGCGACAACAAGACGCCGCTCGGCGAGTTCCGGATCAGCTGGGTCAACAAGGAAAGCCAGTTCCACATCTTCCTGGGCCTCGACTATCCGACGTTCCAGCACGCGCGCCGTGCCTACTCCGGTGGGCGAATGTCCCTGGACGAGTTTCTTGATGTGGCAGAAGCCTACCGGGATCAGCGGCTGCCACCGCAAACCACTAGCCTTGGGGGCAACATCGGCATTCACGGACTCGGCAAGGCCGATGTGGATTTACACCGCCGCGCAAACTGGACGCGGGGCTGCGTCGCACTCACCGACGAGGAAATGGACGAACTGATCAGCTATGTTGGAATTGGAACACGCGTGATCGTTCGATAG
- a CDS encoding glutaredoxin family protein encodes MSLQLLLYGTDGCHLCEDAARIVSETVKAEYVTVQEVDIVHDEALLQRYGTRIPVLKRVGGMDELCWPFDHADVARLTRTDYPMENEK; translated from the coding sequence ATGAGTCTGCAATTGCTGTTATATGGCACCGATGGATGCCACCTCTGCGAAGACGCGGCGCGCATCGTGAGCGAGACCGTTAAAGCGGAATACGTCACGGTGCAGGAAGTGGACATTGTGCATGATGAGGCGTTGCTCCAACGTTACGGCACGCGAATACCCGTGCTGAAGCGTGTTGGCGGCATGGACGAACTCTGCTGGCCCTTCGATCACGCCGATGTGGCCCGCCTGACTCGAACCGACTACCCGATGGAAAACGAAAAATGA
- the dusA gene encoding tRNA dihydrouridine(20/20a) synthase DusA yields the protein MRPSNDLKNLRRFSVAPMMDCTDRFARYLLRLISRRAVLYTEMVPAAAIAHGKAARFLPFDRAEHPVAVQFGGSDPDELAACARWAERYGYDEVNLNVGCPSDRVQSGRFGACLMAEPAHVAHCVAAMREATSLPVTVKTRIGIDDQDTDADLTAFIAEVAAAGCETFIVHARKAWLQGLSPRENREVPPLNYPRVHRLKGEFPSLEIIINGGLRTLDESLEQLQHVDGVMLGREAYHNPWVLAEVDQRIYGDAPGSRTRLDVLEDYLPFVSKELSRGTALPALTRHLLGLFQGVPGSRRFRRHISENAHRRGAGIEVIEDAAACLSRDQAA from the coding sequence GTGAGGCCAAGTAACGATCTCAAGAATTTACGGCGTTTCTCGGTAGCCCCGATGATGGACTGCACGGATCGCTTCGCACGCTACCTGCTGCGATTGATCAGTCGCAGGGCCGTGTTGTACACGGAAATGGTGCCCGCAGCGGCGATTGCCCATGGCAAGGCGGCACGTTTTCTGCCCTTCGACAGGGCGGAGCATCCCGTGGCAGTCCAGTTTGGCGGCAGCGATCCCGACGAACTCGCAGCCTGCGCCCGCTGGGCGGAGCGTTATGGCTATGACGAGGTGAACCTGAACGTGGGTTGCCCAAGTGATCGGGTGCAATCCGGCCGCTTCGGTGCATGCCTGATGGCGGAGCCTGCCCATGTGGCCCACTGTGTTGCGGCCATGCGGGAGGCAACCAGCCTGCCGGTTACGGTCAAGACCCGTATCGGAATCGATGACCAGGACACCGACGCCGATCTCACCGCGTTCATCGCCGAGGTTGCCGCCGCTGGCTGCGAGACATTCATCGTTCATGCGCGCAAGGCCTGGTTGCAGGGGTTGAGCCCCAGGGAAAATCGCGAGGTGCCTCCGCTGAACTACCCGCGAGTGCATCGGCTGAAGGGCGAGTTTCCGAGCCTGGAAATCATTATTAACGGCGGTCTGCGGACGCTGGATGAGTCGCTGGAACAACTCCAGCACGTGGATGGCGTGATGCTCGGCCGCGAGGCCTATCACAACCCCTGGGTGCTGGCGGAAGTTGACCAGCGCATCTACGGAGACGCCCCTGGCAGCAGAACCCGCCTGGACGTCCTGGAGGACTATCTGCCCTTTGTCAGCAAGGAGTTATCCCGCGGGACGGCGCTGCCGGCGCTCACCCGCCATCTGCTCGGGCTTTTCCAGGGCGTACCGGGCAGCCGCCGTTTTCGGCGCCACATCAGCGAGAACGCCCACCGGCGCGGCGCAGGAATTGAGGTCATCGAGGATGCAGCGGCTTGCTTGTCCCGTGATCAGGCGGCCTAG
- a CDS encoding TatD family hydrolase, whose translation MALIDIGVNLTSRRFDQDREAVIARARAAGVSGMVITGTSVEESEQALQLAATAREMLSSTAGVHPHLSRELDDQGVRQLRSLLQEPIVVAVGETGLDFNRDFSPRPDQERAFERQLELAVEIGKPVFIHQRDAHSRLHAILHHYRDDLVDAVVHCFTDEREALYDYLDLDLYIGITGWICDERRGRGLQELVGAIPRNRLMIETDAPYLLPRDLPNPPANRRNEPAFLPHVLRAVARHRGEDPEALGAATTENARRFFRLRDEPDQTVQES comes from the coding sequence ATGGCGCTGATCGATATCGGAGTCAACCTCACCAGCCGGCGATTCGATCAGGATCGCGAGGCCGTGATCGCGCGCGCGCGTGCAGCGGGCGTCTCGGGGATGGTGATCACAGGCACTAGTGTCGAGGAAAGCGAGCAGGCCCTGCAACTCGCAGCTACTGCCAGGGAGATGTTGAGCAGCACGGCAGGCGTACACCCCCATCTGTCGCGAGAGCTGGATGACCAAGGCGTACGCCAACTGCGCAGCCTGCTTCAGGAGCCAATCGTGGTCGCCGTCGGAGAGACGGGTCTGGATTTCAATCGCGACTTTTCACCACGGCCGGATCAGGAGCGGGCGTTCGAAAGACAGCTGGAATTGGCCGTGGAGATCGGCAAACCGGTTTTCATTCATCAGCGCGACGCCCATTCCCGGCTCCACGCCATACTCCATCACTACCGGGACGATCTGGTGGATGCGGTGGTGCATTGCTTCACCGACGAACGCGAAGCGCTCTACGATTATCTCGACCTGGACCTGTACATCGGGATCACCGGCTGGATCTGCGACGAGCGCCGTGGGCGGGGCTTGCAGGAACTGGTGGGCGCCATCCCCCGCAATCGGCTGATGATCGAGACCGATGCGCCTTATCTGCTGCCGCGGGATTTGCCGAACCCGCCGGCCAATCGACGCAACGAGCCAGCATTTCTACCTCACGTGCTGCGTGCCGTGGCCCGGCATCGCGGCGAGGACCCGGAAGCACTGGGAGCGGCGACCACAGAGAACGCCAGAAGGTTTTTCCGCCTGCGGGACGAACCCGATCAGACCGTTCAAGAGAGCTGA
- a CDS encoding class I adenylate-forming enzyme family protein, translated as MTTMPNPDDLPMDWVGNWIGPWARRYPGRQAVYDAASGAHLSYAELNDKANRMAEWLTDELGMQPGEVVCLLCRNRLEALYLYLACGKLGLIMAPLSYRLRPRELNDLLSRMAPAALLYEAAFDDLAGELELPDSLRQRYRLSEEGQELAGRLAAQSGGEQNRSLPMSATYLYIHTGGTTATPKVCVVPYRQMIWNSFDLMVAGGGTRDARELITFPFFHIGGWNSLTPILHGGGYAVLMRQFDPGELLRLIDQERIRHFGGVEAMFRFIQQHPDYEKATLQSLEGITSAGAPCAQPVMDAFLDRGIAVTQAYGLTEAGPSNFINAAWDEDLEQMRGQTASIGTAMPHCDYRLVDQETGEPVTAGETGVLCMRSLHHFGGYLGDTARTAKAIDDAGWVWSGDLAVEDEDGMIRIVGRADNMFVSGGENVSPEEIETVLAGHASVTQAGVVAVADDRWGQVAVAAVVAPDAESDVLLDDLRRRCSQELAAFKRPREIRVVEGLPLTGAGKLDRSALAALFASPDSH; from the coding sequence ATGACGACCATGCCCAATCCTGATGATCTGCCCATGGACTGGGTTGGCAACTGGATAGGCCCGTGGGCCCGTCGCTACCCCGGTCGGCAGGCGGTATACGATGCGGCGAGTGGGGCCCACCTCAGCTATGCGGAGCTGAATGACAAGGCCAACCGCATGGCGGAATGGCTTACCGACGAACTCGGCATGCAGCCCGGGGAAGTCGTTTGCCTGCTGTGCCGCAATCGCCTGGAAGCGCTTTACCTATACTTGGCCTGTGGGAAGCTCGGTCTGATCATGGCACCCCTGAGTTACCGCCTGCGCCCGCGGGAACTCAATGATCTGTTGAGCAGAATGGCGCCGGCTGCGCTCCTCTACGAGGCTGCATTCGACGATCTTGCCGGCGAGTTGGAGCTCCCTGATTCCCTGCGGCAGCGCTATCGCCTCAGTGAAGAAGGCCAGGAGTTGGCCGGGCGCCTGGCGGCGCAGTCCGGCGGTGAGCAAAACCGATCCCTGCCCATGAGCGCCACCTATCTTTACATCCATACCGGCGGCACCACGGCCACCCCTAAGGTGTGTGTGGTGCCGTATCGGCAGATGATCTGGAACTCGTTCGATCTCATGGTTGCCGGTGGCGGAACCCGGGACGCGCGGGAGTTGATTACGTTTCCGTTTTTTCATATCGGTGGATGGAATTCGCTGACACCAATTCTCCACGGTGGCGGCTATGCCGTGCTCATGCGGCAATTCGACCCCGGGGAGTTGCTGCGCCTGATCGATCAGGAGCGGATACGCCACTTCGGCGGTGTCGAAGCCATGTTTCGCTTTATCCAGCAACACCCCGACTACGAGAAAGCGACGCTGCAAAGCCTGGAGGGCATTACCAGTGCCGGCGCTCCTTGCGCACAGCCGGTAATGGACGCTTTCCTTGATCGGGGCATTGCCGTGACCCAGGCCTACGGGCTCACCGAGGCCGGACCATCCAATTTCATCAACGCGGCCTGGGACGAGGACTTGGAGCAGATGCGTGGGCAGACAGCCAGTATTGGTACGGCCATGCCCCATTGTGACTACCGTCTCGTGGATCAGGAGACCGGAGAGCCTGTTACAGCCGGTGAAACAGGCGTCCTGTGCATGCGCAGCCTGCATCATTTCGGCGGTTATCTGGGTGATACTGCCCGCACGGCCAAGGCCATCGACGATGCAGGTTGGGTCTGGAGCGGTGATCTGGCCGTGGAGGATGAAGACGGTATGATTCGCATCGTCGGCCGGGCCGACAACATGTTCGTCAGCGGTGGAGAAAACGTCTCGCCGGAGGAAATCGAGACCGTTCTCGCCGGCCATGCCAGTGTCACCCAGGCTGGTGTGGTGGCGGTGGCCGACGATCGTTGGGGGCAGGTGGCGGTGGCCGCGGTTGTCGCACCGGATGCGGAGTCGGATGTACTGCTGGATGACCTGCGGCGGCGTTGCAGCCAGGAGCTTGCGGCATTCAAGCGGCCTCGAGAGATCCGCGTCGTGGAAGGCTTGCCGCTGACCGGTGCCGGTAAACTCGATCGCAGTGCCCTGGCTGCCCTGTTCGCCAGTCCGGATTCGCATTGA
- the thiD gene encoding bifunctional hydroxymethylpyrimidine kinase/phosphomethylpyrimidine kinase, translating into MQVSGRVLIIAGSDSGGGAGIQADIKAVSGLGGYAMTALTALTAQNTQGVTAIHAVPADFIREQIRVVVDDLGVDAIKTGMLHDAAVIDAVVDTLDACARDVPLVVDPVMIAQSGANLLERSAIVALRERLLPRATLLTPNLPEAEALLDRTVSGAAAMEEAAMALSDMTGGSILLKGGHLPGEDLLDVLVHEGIAHSFHHQRIATRHTHGTGCTLASAIATGLAQGLTLDAAVARGRRYLLTAIRTAPGLGGGDGPVNHAHTLAREAVERGAAD; encoded by the coding sequence ATGCAGGTCAGCGGCCGTGTACTGATTATTGCCGGATCCGATTCCGGGGGTGGTGCCGGCATACAAGCCGACATCAAGGCTGTCTCGGGACTGGGTGGCTACGCCATGACGGCGCTAACCGCGCTCACGGCGCAGAATACCCAGGGTGTTACCGCGATTCATGCCGTACCGGCGGATTTCATCCGTGAGCAGATCCGCGTTGTCGTGGACGACCTGGGCGTCGACGCGATCAAGACAGGCATGCTGCACGACGCGGCGGTCATCGACGCGGTGGTGGATACGCTTGATGCATGCGCCCGCGATGTGCCGTTGGTGGTGGACCCGGTGATGATCGCCCAATCCGGTGCCAATCTGCTGGAACGCAGCGCTATCGTCGCTCTGCGTGAGCGGCTGCTTCCGCGCGCGACCTTGCTGACACCCAACCTGCCCGAGGCCGAAGCTCTGCTTGATCGTACTGTGTCTGGCGCCGCAGCCATGGAGGAGGCTGCGATGGCGCTGAGTGACATGACTGGCGGCTCAATATTGCTGAAGGGTGGGCATCTGCCGGGGGAAGATCTGCTCGACGTGCTCGTTCATGAGGGCATCGCCCATAGTTTCCATCACCAGCGTATCGCCACGCGGCATACCCATGGTACTGGATGCACGCTGGCCTCGGCGATCGCGACCGGCCTGGCCCAGGGGCTCACGCTGGATGCCGCGGTGGCCCGGGGGCGGCGCTACCTGCTGACAGCGATTCGCACTGCTCCGGGTCTCGGTGGCGGGGATGGTCCCGTCAACCACGCCCATACTCTCGCACGGGAGGCGGTAGAGCGGGGCGCGGCGGATTAG